Proteins from one candidate division KSB1 bacterium genomic window:
- a CDS encoding helix-turn-helix domain-containing protein, whose amino-acid sequence MPDKQIQHYLKRICESREFSNSESYQRLLRYLVSRSLQGETPKETTIAIDLFDKDASYNPAEDSTIRTHVYTLRKKLETYYLSEGAEDAVRLVIPRGHYKVEFQNRKPRKTPFAPRGLIIALSFLFLIAVSYTATFLLYQYTEPQNQPLPPAPVNQPHPVFDSLVQSTHPLLLVIGDYYIYKGGDSESGGERKIRDGGINSDRDFAAMLEKHPHLKDQYEITYGRYTANRVVNGAVKLIRWFESRKEFEISFASRIMPEQATSRDILFIGPFKTLINLEQQFQPVHFRYRHYPHQIIHTDSATDTIVYDPVEFDQDYYYKKDYALILKRRTASGRQALFITSFSPATSTALAEHLFSASFLSRIRIELLKKRRFPEQFELLLEVNFVDEKTFVTPLALYEIGLD is encoded by the coding sequence TTGCCTGACAAACAAATCCAACATTATTTAAAGCGCATCTGCGAAAGCAGGGAATTCTCCAATTCCGAATCCTATCAAAGATTGCTGCGTTATCTGGTGTCCCGTTCCCTGCAGGGAGAGACGCCCAAAGAAACCACCATTGCCATTGATCTGTTCGACAAGGATGCCAGTTACAATCCCGCCGAAGATTCCACCATACGAACCCATGTCTACACACTGCGCAAGAAACTGGAGACGTATTACCTGAGTGAGGGCGCGGAGGATGCGGTGCGGCTCGTCATTCCCCGCGGACATTATAAAGTCGAATTTCAGAACAGGAAACCACGTAAAACCCCATTCGCACCCCGCGGCCTGATTATTGCCTTGAGCTTTCTGTTTCTGATTGCGGTCTCCTACACCGCCACTTTTCTGCTTTATCAATACACTGAACCGCAGAATCAGCCGCTTCCGCCGGCCCCTGTAAATCAGCCGCACCCCGTTTTCGACAGCCTTGTGCAATCCACGCACCCCCTGCTGTTGGTTATTGGTGATTACTATATCTACAAAGGTGGAGACAGCGAGAGCGGCGGTGAGCGTAAAATCCGTGACGGCGGTATCAACTCGGACCGGGACTTTGCCGCTATGCTTGAAAAGCACCCGCATCTGAAAGATCAGTACGAGATCACCTACGGACGGTATACCGCCAACCGGGTGGTTAACGGCGCTGTAAAACTGATCCGCTGGTTTGAGAGCAGAAAAGAATTTGAAATTAGTTTTGCTTCCCGTATAATGCCGGAGCAAGCAACCAGCCGGGATATCCTGTTTATCGGGCCGTTCAAAACCCTGATAAATCTGGAACAGCAATTTCAACCCGTACATTTCCGATACCGGCATTATCCGCATCAAATCATCCATACAGATTCTGCAACCGATACAATAGTTTATGATCCAGTGGAATTTGACCAGGACTATTATTATAAAAAAGACTATGCTTTGATTTTGAAACGCCGCACAGCATCAGGACGTCAGGCCCTGTTCATCACTTCCTTTTCTCCGGCCACATCGACCGCCCTGGCCGAGCATTTGTTCTCCGCGTCTTTTTTAAGCCGGATTCGTATTGAGCTGCTGAAAAAACGTAGATTTCCGGAACAATTTGAACTTTTGCTGGAGGTGAACTTTGTAGATGAAAAGACGTTTGTAACGCCTTTGGCGCTATACGAGATTGGATTGGATTAA
- a CDS encoding T9SS type A sorting domain-containing protein: MFDKREQGMVAYHTWHVDDGHGWRPYWYPSLFDTTFAAKPAYYAIQGVLEGNTLLPPTNFMISALQEHSLHLDWYHYPFPELAGYHIYRSMGSDDHFTRITDDLVPESEYTDSCLIAGKSYYYRIIVLDSMGHESNYIQTLGKPWATSLAPQKPAGLDGRDDNAVVLLNWNANSESDILGYYISRSEQSGGPYTSLDTLVSHTNFIDTKSEIEKTYYYVIQAVDSTKKVSEYSAEFMVSVQPTGQAPFGDRPFSIPGTLYPGRYDTGGQGISYHDTDSVNVANNDFRADQGVDCSENWVAWVNDGEWLEYTVNVTKEGYYDLDIQYKTPNDGRFIRIYFDWIDKTCRIDLPKTGEEWNSRLAVKKVTFRDIHLKAGIQIMRFDMGPGQYNLGKCVFTPAHTASVTGSHADVSRYVLYPNYPNPFNPGTSIRFNLPQTSRVELVIYDVLGREVNKLLDQNMMSGMHHVIWDARDKNGKKVVSGLYFCRMRAGASVRIQKMMLMR; encoded by the coding sequence ATGTTTGATAAACGTGAGCAAGGTATGGTTGCCTATCACACCTGGCATGTGGATGACGGGCATGGATGGCGACCGTACTGGTATCCTTCTCTTTTTGATACGACGTTTGCTGCAAAACCGGCATATTACGCGATTCAGGGTGTTCTTGAAGGCAATACTTTATTGCCGCCCACTAATTTTATGATTAGCGCGCTTCAGGAACACAGCTTACATTTGGACTGGTATCATTATCCCTTTCCCGAGCTGGCTGGTTATCACATTTACAGGTCAATGGGATCTGATGATCATTTTACGCGAATAACGGATGACCTCGTTCCGGAATCAGAATACACAGATTCATGCCTAATTGCCGGGAAAAGTTATTATTATCGCATAATCGTTTTGGACAGCATGGGTCATGAATCAAATTATATCCAGACACTTGGCAAACCCTGGGCTACCTCCCTTGCGCCTCAAAAACCTGCAGGCCTTGATGGCAGAGATGACAATGCTGTGGTTTTACTCAATTGGAATGCCAACTCGGAATCGGATATTCTTGGATATTATATTTCGAGATCAGAGCAATCTGGCGGACCCTATACCAGCCTGGATACATTGGTTAGCCATACAAACTTTATTGATACTAAATCTGAGATTGAAAAGACGTATTATTATGTCATACAGGCTGTTGATTCGACAAAAAAGGTTTCTGAATATAGTGCTGAATTTATGGTTTCTGTTCAGCCTACCGGCCAGGCTCCTTTTGGAGACCGTCCCTTTAGTATACCGGGGACCTTGTATCCGGGACGGTATGACACCGGTGGCCAGGGCATTTCATACCATGATACGGATTCTGTGAATGTTGCCAATAATGACTTTCGCGCTGATCAGGGTGTGGATTGCAGTGAGAATTGGGTCGCCTGGGTTAATGATGGGGAATGGCTTGAATACACCGTGAATGTGACGAAAGAAGGATATTATGATCTGGATATTCAATATAAAACGCCGAATGATGGTCGGTTTATCCGGATATATTTTGACTGGATCGACAAGACCTGTAGGATTGATTTGCCGAAAACCGGTGAGGAATGGAATTCGCGTCTGGCGGTAAAAAAGGTAACTTTCAGGGATATTCACCTGAAAGCCGGTATCCAGATTATGCGCTTTGATATGGGACCGGGCCAGTATAATTTGGGCAAATGTGTGTTTACTCCCGCTCATACGGCGTCTGTTACAGGAAGTCATGCCGATGTGTCCCGCTATGTGCTGTATCCCAATTATCCCAATCCTTTCAATCCGGGCACGAGCATTCGGTTCAACCTGCCACAAACCTCTCGTGTCGAACTGGTCATATATGATGTGCTCGGGAGGGAGGTGAATAAACTTTTGGATCAGAACATGATGTCGGGCATGCATCACGTAATATGGGATGCAAGGGACAAGAATGGAAAAAAGGTTGTATCCGGTTTATATTTTTGTCGGATGCGAGCCGGGGCATCTGTCAGGATACAAAAAATGATGTTGATGCGTTAG
- a CDS encoding family 43 glycosylhydrolase, which yields MQLYRFGMVLLIIVLVISVTGQDFDYESAAAGNPLIPGYFADPSIVRMNKKFYIYATTVSKYMEPVVWVSEDLKHWEVHHLGITGEHRFWAPSVLKGRDGRYYLYYSSGFDFKCHLYIGESPLGPFKKYGKVEDGFDLQIFQDPVTGKVYGISSNPESRPRLVEFNSDPESADYLKNVIRVIGEPQGSFFDYTEGSMLLYRNGWYYLMYSGGKCGDVTYRIHYAKSRNIEGPYINAPDNPILKWMPEKDVFGPGHHSVLQLDDEYFICYHRQDKWAAPTCSERQVCVDKLEFDEQGWIKPVIPTHRGVDFTAYVDEKEHALRNLAFQKMVTSSGNLVHHEPADAVDENFATFWQAGGSGHLSVDLENVYSIQKVQPFWGHYDYFILYKIEYSTDNRTWKVLVDRSVKAQLAAASVQHERIDARYIRVNVIRGGGAAATLYELKVWGN from the coding sequence ATGCAGCTTTATCGTTTTGGAATGGTGTTATTAATAATCGTATTGGTTATATCCGTTACCGGACAGGACTTTGATTATGAATCAGCGGCAGCCGGTAATCCGTTGATACCGGGTTATTTTGCTGATCCCAGCATTGTCCGAATGAATAAAAAATTTTATATTTACGCCACGACGGTTTCAAAGTATATGGAGCCTGTTGTCTGGGTGTCAGAGGATTTGAAGCACTGGGAGGTTCATCATCTTGGCATCACCGGAGAACACCGGTTCTGGGCGCCGAGCGTATTAAAAGGCAGAGACGGCAGGTATTATTTATACTATTCAAGCGGATTCGATTTCAAGTGTCATTTATACATAGGAGAATCACCGCTGGGTCCTTTTAAGAAATATGGAAAAGTGGAAGATGGTTTCGACCTGCAGATTTTTCAGGATCCGGTTACCGGTAAGGTTTACGGAATATCTTCCAATCCTGAATCACGTCCCCGTCTGGTAGAGTTTAACAGCGATCCGGAATCCGCAGATTATCTGAAAAACGTAATCCGGGTCATCGGTGAACCGCAGGGAAGTTTTTTCGATTATACAGAAGGATCTATGCTGCTGTATCGGAACGGCTGGTATTATCTCATGTATTCGGGCGGCAAATGCGGTGATGTGACCTATAGAATTCACTATGCAAAAAGCCGGAATATAGAGGGACCCTATATCAACGCACCTGATAATCCGATATTAAAATGGATGCCGGAAAAAGATGTCTTTGGTCCGGGACATCATTCCGTTTTACAGCTGGACGATGAATACTTTATTTGTTACCACAGACAGGATAAATGGGCCGCGCCCACCTGTTCCGAGCGTCAAGTGTGCGTTGACAAACTCGAATTTGATGAACAGGGCTGGATCAAGCCGGTTATCCCGACGCACAGGGGTGTGGATTTTACCGCATATGTTGATGAAAAAGAACATGCATTGCGGAATTTGGCATTTCAAAAAATGGTAACATCTTCCGGAAACCTTGTTCATCATGAACCCGCTGATGCTGTGGATGAAAATTTTGCCACGTTCTGGCAGGCCGGCGGCAGCGGTCATCTTTCAGTGGATCTCGAAAATGTATATTCGATACAAAAGGTTCAGCCTTTTTGGGGTCATTATGATTATTTTATCCTCTACAAGATAGAATATTCAACGGATAATCGAACCTGGAAGGTATTGGTTGACCGCTCGGTAAAGGCTCAATTGGCTGCGGCTTCCGTGCAGCATGAGCGCATCGATGCCCGGTATATCCGGGTGAACGTCATTAGAGGCGGAGGAGCCGCGGCAACATTATACGAGTTAAAAGTGTGGGGGAATTAA
- a CDS encoding FlgD immunoglobulin-like domain containing protein, with protein sequence MNKILYMLVLAVSTVSLYAQNVIIEWNTVHQTIDGFGGSDAWFADDISIHPDRDALLDLLFSRESGAGLSIYRHRIPPGESDWLDFQVDLNSNDLDFGSRPVHGVRFQNAGIPREVDIDSAFVRFTAKDNGTAECNLQIDGQSSGDAEVFADTPGNLSGRLRTTAAVSWQVPAWTGGEHGKNQRTPDLDAVVQEIVNQEDWQSGNSLVIFIRNLTGKRSASTYDRDPSQAPELVVYYDNDRKLTCKVNTGIDDAEENKKSYITYAAELTQDAFELGCRRVWSAAWTPPAEWKTNKKHNNGGYLEFKHYQDWADRLERYRDIFETRSGIPLYGISPQNEPGEKPWESCQWTAENFKKFIKNNLGPTLDPACQIIAPEETNWNRVDEFYQPVHEDEQARQYVDILAGHVYGGNAATSYNHFGKPVWQTEWSYNLADEDLSINSGLVWAKNIWTMLVNAEIRAFHYWWLVNLTGDDRQQGLISADKNQSGYSVSKRLWTIGQYSRFVRPGWVRINSTKQSNTDLYTAAFRDTGSQQFAIVVINESNTSRTLTFQFKDFTTDSLIPYRTSSTENIVRQQTLPAGTHVQASLPEKSVTTFTGTAASVNTGVTDGHRDGPELFRLYDNAPNPFNPVTRIPFRLYCDSRVVLDIYDVTGCRIHTLINARLASGLHTVQWDAADENGSKVASGVYFYRLDVRSGSQYHGIQNGSMLYLK encoded by the coding sequence ATGAATAAAATCCTGTATATGCTGGTTCTTGCTGTTAGTACAGTCTCGCTGTATGCTCAGAATGTAATAATCGAATGGAATACGGTTCATCAAACGATAGACGGATTCGGCGGCAGTGATGCCTGGTTCGCGGATGATATTTCAATCCATCCGGACCGGGATGCACTGCTTGATTTACTGTTCAGCCGGGAATCCGGCGCAGGACTGTCAATTTACCGTCATCGCATTCCGCCCGGTGAATCGGATTGGCTGGATTTTCAGGTAGACCTGAACAGCAATGATCTGGATTTCGGTTCCCGCCCTGTGCATGGCGTGCGCTTTCAAAACGCAGGTATTCCGCGTGAGGTCGACATCGACAGCGCCTTTGTCCGGTTTACTGCCAAAGACAACGGTACGGCTGAATGCAATCTGCAAATTGACGGCCAATCATCCGGAGACGCCGAAGTGTTTGCTGACACCCCTGGAAATCTCTCAGGTCGCCTCCGGACAACGGCGGCAGTTTCCTGGCAGGTTCCGGCGTGGACAGGCGGAGAGCACGGTAAAAATCAGCGAACACCTGATTTGGACGCGGTTGTACAGGAGATTGTCAATCAGGAAGACTGGCAGAGCGGTAACAGTCTAGTGATATTTATAAGAAACCTCACCGGTAAACGATCGGCTTCCACCTATGACCGGGATCCCAGTCAGGCGCCGGAACTTGTCGTTTATTATGACAACGACCGGAAACTCACGTGCAAAGTGAACACGGGTATTGATGATGCCGAGGAAAATAAAAAAAGCTACATCACCTATGCCGCTGAACTGACACAGGATGCGTTTGAGCTCGGTTGCCGGCGCGTATGGTCCGCGGCCTGGACCCCGCCGGCGGAATGGAAAACAAACAAAAAGCACAACAATGGCGGATATCTTGAATTTAAACATTATCAGGACTGGGCTGACCGCCTGGAACGATATCGGGACATATTCGAAACACGCAGCGGTATTCCACTTTACGGCATTTCTCCCCAGAATGAACCCGGAGAAAAACCCTGGGAATCATGTCAATGGACTGCAGAAAATTTTAAAAAATTTATCAAAAATAATCTGGGGCCCACGCTGGACCCGGCCTGTCAGATCATTGCACCGGAAGAAACCAACTGGAATCGTGTGGACGAGTTTTATCAACCTGTGCATGAGGATGAACAGGCGCGGCAATATGTTGATATTCTGGCCGGTCATGTCTACGGCGGAAATGCGGCGACATCCTATAATCACTTTGGCAAACCCGTCTGGCAGACGGAATGGTCTTATAATCTGGCAGATGAAGATTTGAGTATCAACAGCGGCCTGGTTTGGGCGAAAAATATCTGGACCATGCTGGTCAATGCCGAAATCCGGGCGTTTCATTACTGGTGGCTGGTAAACCTGACCGGAGACGATCGTCAACAGGGACTGATTTCGGCAGACAAGAATCAATCCGGCTATTCTGTTTCAAAAAGACTCTGGACTATCGGTCAGTACAGCCGGTTTGTCAGGCCCGGATGGGTTCGCATCAATTCCACCAAACAGTCGAATACCGATCTTTACACAGCTGCATTCCGGGACACCGGTTCGCAGCAGTTTGCTATAGTCGTTATTAATGAATCAAATACATCCCGGACTCTGACTTTCCAGTTCAAGGATTTTACAACGGATTCTCTGATACCTTACAGGACTTCATCCACTGAGAACATTGTCCGGCAGCAAACGCTCCCCGCCGGAACCCATGTTCAGGCGAGCCTGCCGGAGAAAAGTGTCACCACCTTTACCGGTACTGCGGCATCCGTCAATACCGGGGTCACTGATGGCCACAGGGACGGTCCAGAGCTGTTCCGTTTGTATGACAATGCACCCAACCCGTTCAATCCCGTAACCCGTATACCGTTCCGGCTCTACTGTGATTCACGGGTTGTTCTGGATATCTATGACGTCACCGGATGCAGAATCCATACCCTGATCAATGCCCGTCTGGCATCCGGATTGCATACCGTGCAGTGGGACGCGGCGGATGAAAACGGCAGTAAGGTGGCGAGCGGAGTATATTTTTACAGGCTTGACGTACGCAGCGGTTCACAATATCATGGTATACAGAATGGAAGCATGCTGTACCTCAAATAG
- a CDS encoding sulfatase-like hydrolase/transferase → METRRHFIKQSAAGLVSVLALSQLNCLMTAGRPKNVLFIICDDLNDSLENLGGHPQAVTPNLDRLMQKSVRFTNAHSNDPICGPSRASFLTGIYPHKSGYFGYKQQQNHWRKNPVLKGAKTFMEHFGANGYDVYGTGKIFHNGHEDWSVWKEDDGFGIEPTFGPVAWDGSFKRGTHDHDLGLALPSVSKDCPDGPQKWRWTSSFGSLADVPAYPPEPEKGIPGYKGWICFGKPFHYDGPDDRDLMPDELNAQWASAILDKKHDNPFMLCVGMNRPHSCWHAPQKYFDMHPLESIQLPPFLENDLEDCAKALRPPAKFWADSGYRKYERIMRCGGVDNWETPGSTGVSGLCQFCR, encoded by the coding sequence ATGGAAACAAGACGTCATTTTATCAAACAAAGCGCAGCCGGATTGGTTTCAGTCCTGGCCCTCAGTCAACTGAATTGCCTGATGACGGCAGGTAGACCAAAGAATGTATTATTTATCATTTGTGATGATCTGAATGATTCCCTTGAAAATTTGGGCGGACATCCTCAGGCTGTAACACCTAACTTGGACCGGCTGATGCAAAAGAGCGTCCGGTTTACCAACGCGCATTCCAATGATCCCATATGCGGACCGTCGCGTGCCAGTTTTCTCACCGGCATTTACCCGCACAAAAGCGGTTATTTTGGCTACAAACAGCAACAGAATCACTGGCGCAAAAATCCGGTGCTAAAAGGGGCGAAAACATTTATGGAACATTTCGGCGCGAACGGTTATGATGTGTACGGAACCGGGAAAATATTCCATAATGGTCATGAAGACTGGAGCGTTTGGAAAGAAGACGACGGTTTTGGCATTGAACCCACATTCGGGCCGGTGGCCTGGGACGGCAGTTTCAAGCGCGGCACCCATGATCACGATCTGGGTCTGGCCCTGCCGTCGGTGTCCAAAGATTGTCCCGACGGGCCGCAAAAATGGCGTTGGACGTCCAGTTTCGGATCGCTGGCCGATGTCCCGGCATACCCGCCGGAACCGGAAAAAGGCATTCCCGGATACAAGGGCTGGATCTGTTTCGGCAAACCGTTTCATTACGACGGACCGGATGACCGTGATCTGATGCCGGATGAACTGAACGCACAATGGGCATCGGCAATTCTGGATAAAAAGCACGACAATCCGTTCATGCTCTGTGTGGGCATGAACCGTCCGCACTCCTGCTGGCACGCGCCGCAGAAATATTTTGATATGCATCCGCTGGAATCTATCCAGCTGCCGCCTTTTCTTGAAAATGATCTGGAAGATTGCGCCAAAGCCCTGCGTCCTCCGGCAAAATTCTGGGCCGATTCCGGCTACCGTAAATACGAACGTATTATGCGCTGCGGCGGCGTGGACAACTGGGAAACGCCTGGCAGTACAGGCGTATCTGGCTTGTGTCAGTTTTGTAGATGA
- a CDS encoding sulfatase encodes MVNRREFIRKTAMGLTMFGLFSTVQSRTVNQPNVLFIICDDLNDSLEKLGGHPQAVTPNLKSLMDKSVQFNNAHSNDPICGPSRASFLTGIYPHTSGYFGYQQQQNHWRDNAVLKNARTFMEHFGAHGYKVYGTGKIFHNDHEDWGVWKNGFGIKPTFGPVAWDGGFWDGREERGTHDHDMGLALPSVTENCPEVQRKLRWYNSFGSLADVPEYFPDPEHSVPGFKGWMCYGKPFRYVSETDRDLTPDEKNAEYAVDILNQNHREPFLLCVGMNRPHTPLHAPQEYFDMHPLEDVKLPPYLENDLADCAKALYDPSTTWTTDTGFKKFELLQTCDNWKRWVQAYLACVSFVDDQIGKILVALKKSACAHNTVVVVVSDHGYHMGEKNYTFKNTLWEESSRVPLIIHRPGMKDAGICTHPVSLIDLYPTLCDICKLPENPNETGNGIQLDGHSLVPFLENPNTADWNGPDVALTSVASNDRLEPDQPGEIDRQHYAVWSERYRYILCNNGEEELYDHKKDPHEWHNLADDQNYGKIKANLKNKLNIFLSSK; translated from the coding sequence ATTCCCTGGAGAAACTGGGCGGACATCCTCAGGCAGTAACACCGAACCTGAAGAGCCTGATGGATAAAAGTGTGCAATTTAATAACGCCCACAGCAATGATCCGATCTGCGGACCGTCACGCGCCAGTTTCCTGACCGGAATCTATCCGCATACCAGCGGCTATTTTGGATATCAGCAGCAGCAGAATCACTGGCGCGATAATGCTGTGTTAAAGAACGCGCGCACGTTTATGGAACATTTCGGGGCGCATGGATACAAGGTTTACGGAACAGGCAAGATATTTCACAATGATCATGAGGATTGGGGGGTATGGAAAAACGGATTCGGCATCAAACCGACGTTCGGTCCGGTGGCCTGGGACGGCGGTTTCTGGGATGGACGGGAGGAACGGGGTACCCATGATCATGATATGGGCCTTGCGCTGCCTTCGGTGACCGAAAATTGTCCGGAGGTACAGCGAAAACTCCGCTGGTACAACAGTTTTGGGTCTCTTGCCGATGTTCCGGAATACTTTCCGGACCCGGAACATAGCGTCCCGGGATTCAAAGGCTGGATGTGTTACGGCAAACCGTTCCGATATGTGAGCGAAACCGACCGCGATCTGACACCGGATGAAAAGAATGCGGAATATGCCGTCGATATTCTGAATCAAAATCACAGAGAACCGTTTCTGTTGTGTGTCGGTATGAACCGTCCGCATACTCCACTGCACGCACCGCAAGAGTATTTTGATATGCATCCCCTGGAAGATGTCAAACTGCCGCCGTATCTTGAAAATGATCTGGCGGATTGTGCCAAAGCATTGTACGATCCGTCCACGACCTGGACGACGGACACGGGTTTCAAGAAATTCGAACTGTTGCAGACCTGTGACAACTGGAAACGCTGGGTTCAGGCCTATCTGGCCTGTGTCAGTTTTGTGGACGATCAGATTGGCAAAATATTAGTGGCGTTGAAAAAAAGTGCCTGTGCGCATAATACTGTCGTTGTGGTGGTCAGTGATCATGGTTATCATATGGGCGAAAAGAATTATACATTCAAGAATACACTGTGGGAAGAATCCTCGCGAGTGCCGTTGATCATTCACAGGCCGGGAATGAAAGATGCCGGCATCTGTACTCATCCGGTGTCCTTGATCGATCTGTACCCCACCTTGTGCGATATCTGCAAGTTGCCGGAAAATCCCAATGAAACCGGCAACGGTATTCAACTGGATGGGCACAGTCTGGTGCCGTTCCTGGAGAATCCTAATACCGCGGACTGGAATGGACCGGATGTGGCATTGACGTCAGTGGCCAGTAATGACCGATTGGAACCTGATCAGCCGGGGGAAATTGACCGGCAGCATTACGCGGTGTGGTCGGAGCGCTATCGATATATTTTGTGTAACAACGGCGAGGAGGAACTGTACGACCATAAAAAGGATCCGCATGAATGGCATAACCTGGCCGATGATCAAAATTATGGAAAAATCAAAGCCAACCTGAAAAACAAGTTGAATATCTTCCTCTCGTCAAAGTAA
- a CDS encoding sulfatase-like hydrolase/transferase, which produces MDALENSRYAKDTLLIVTSDHGYHMGEKEYIFKNTLWEESSRIPLIIHLPGTTKSAEICQHPVSLIDLYPTMNDICSLPNDPNAPGNGQPLDGYSLRPFLSGTHTDEWEGPEVALTAISSDIPREFYQPADIDNQHYSIRSERLALIFCATMVRRNCTIMNTIHTKWKNLANDPEYASTIKAMKEKLIAMVGLNL; this is translated from the coding sequence CTGGATGCACTGGAGAACAGCCGCTATGCCAAGGATACTTTGTTGATCGTCACCAGTGATCACGGGTATCATATGGGTGAAAAAGAGTATATTTTTAAAAACACCTTGTGGGAGGAATCTTCGCGGATTCCTTTGATTATTCATCTGCCGGGGACGACGAAATCCGCAGAAATCTGTCAGCATCCGGTGTCGCTTATCGATTTGTATCCCACCATGAACGATATATGCAGTCTGCCCAATGATCCCAATGCACCTGGGAACGGACAGCCGCTGGACGGTTACAGTCTGCGTCCTTTTTTATCGGGTACACATACGGACGAATGGGAGGGACCTGAAGTGGCGCTGACTGCGATAAGCAGTGATATACCGCGTGAATTTTATCAGCCGGCGGACATTGACAATCAGCATTATTCGATTCGTTCCGAACGCCTGGCGCTAATATTTTGTGCAACAATGGTGAGGAGGAATTGTACGATCATGAACACGATCCACACGAAGTGGAAGAATCTCGCCAATGATCCGGAATATGCGTCAACAATCAAAGCCATGAAAGAAAAACTGATTGCCATGGTTGGTTTGAACCTTTGA
- a CDS encoding CapA family protein encodes MKKPISNIKCFTGICIIMLLILSPILYVKAVSQTIEDKSNLSILLFGDTNIQNRNNPVDAFQHVLPVFRKADFRLCNLEGPFAGTSDDPLLPDIPHKHNWTHSEPDMVQGLVDAGIDAVSVANNVTYPWTALMKSLKVLQEHGIRHTGGGANLNEAHRPVILEKHGVKVGLLAYACTVFPFQHAADETTPGIASMRIHTYYEPPHKYDKPGTPPVVVTVPYENELRRMKQDIRELKAETNIVIVSYHWGRSHHTELIDYQIEVASAAVDAGADVIMGHGNHEVAAVEVYKDASIFYGLGNFVFDWPQISDRPYGLLANIHTAAGRIDRVTVLPVKRDNDNNPRILDPGHGDGADLYRVLKERTAERASLRVEENEIVIHPASAQ; translated from the coding sequence ATGAAAAAACCAATATCCAATATAAAATGTTTCACTGGCATTTGTATTATAATGCTGCTGATCTTGTCTCCGATTCTGTATGTCAAAGCCGTATCACAGACCATAGAGGACAAATCGAATCTTTCGATTCTGTTGTTCGGAGATACCAATATCCAAAACCGAAACAATCCGGTGGATGCCTTTCAGCATGTTTTACCCGTATTCCGCAAAGCAGATTTTCGGCTGTGTAATCTGGAAGGACCTTTTGCCGGCACGTCCGATGATCCGCTGCTGCCGGATATTCCGCACAAACACAACTGGACGCATTCTGAACCGGATATGGTGCAGGGACTGGTCGATGCCGGCATCGATGCAGTGAGTGTGGCCAATAATGTCACCTATCCCTGGACAGCCCTGATGAAAAGCCTAAAGGTGTTGCAGGAGCACGGCATCCGCCACACCGGCGGAGGAGCGAACCTAAACGAGGCACACCGGCCCGTCATTCTGGAAAAACACGGGGTCAAGGTTGGTCTTCTGGCCTATGCCTGTACCGTTTTTCCCTTTCAGCACGCAGCCGATGAAACCACGCCGGGAATCGCTTCCATGCGTATCCATACCTATTATGAACCGCCGCATAAATATGATAAACCGGGCACACCACCGGTCGTCGTCACGGTTCCCTATGAGAATGAACTGCGGCGCATGAAACAGGATATCCGCGAGTTAAAAGCAGAAACAAACATTGTCATTGTCTCCTATCACTGGGGGCGCTCGCATCATACCGAACTGATTGATTATCAGATCGAGGTCGCCTCTGCAGCCGTGGACGCCGGTGCCGATGTCATTATGGGACACGGAAATCACGAGGTGGCTGCGGTTGAGGTATACAAAGACGCCAGCATTTTTTACGGATTGGGAAATTTTGTATTCGACTGGCCGCAAATTTCCGACCGGCCGTACGGTCTTTTGGCCAACATACATACGGCTGCAGGTCGGATAGACCGTGTGACTGTCCTGCCGGTAAAGCGGGATAATGATAACAATCCTCGCATCCTTGATCCCGGTCATGGAGACGGCGCTGATCTGTACAGAGTCCTTAAAGAAAGAACCGCTGAACGCGCCTCGCTTCGTGTTGAAGAGAATGAAATTGTAATTCATCCTGCATCCGCTCAATAA